A single window of Mycobacterium sp. ITM-2016-00318 DNA harbors:
- a CDS encoding SDR family NAD(P)-dependent oxidoreductase, with the protein MIRVAVVTGGASGMGEATCRELGRRGHKVAALDLNGEAAQRVAEELRAEGVTALGVAADVRDRAAVEEAFAKVRSELGPVHILVTSAGAVDWAPFTDISVQAWQRLIDVNLTGTFHCCQVAVPDMLEAGWGRIVMISSSSAQRGSPGMAHYAASKGALLSLTRSLAREYGPAGITVNNIPPSAIETPMQHAGQASGHLPSNEQMAASVPLGHLGTGDDIAAAVGFLCSEEAGFITGQTLGVNGGSVM; encoded by the coding sequence TTGATCCGCGTCGCGGTGGTGACCGGGGGAGCCTCCGGGATGGGCGAAGCGACCTGCCGCGAACTCGGTAGGCGCGGGCACAAGGTGGCCGCGCTCGACCTCAACGGCGAGGCGGCCCAACGGGTCGCGGAGGAGTTGCGCGCAGAAGGCGTGACGGCGCTCGGGGTGGCCGCCGACGTTCGCGACCGCGCGGCTGTCGAGGAAGCCTTCGCCAAGGTGCGCAGCGAGTTGGGCCCGGTGCACATCCTGGTCACCAGCGCGGGTGCGGTGGACTGGGCGCCGTTCACCGACATCAGCGTGCAAGCCTGGCAGCGTCTGATCGACGTGAACCTCACGGGGACCTTCCACTGCTGTCAGGTCGCGGTGCCCGACATGCTCGAGGCCGGTTGGGGGCGCATCGTCATGATCTCCTCGTCCAGCGCCCAGCGCGGTTCACCGGGCATGGCGCACTACGCCGCGTCCAAGGGCGCACTGCTCTCGCTGACCAGATCCCTTGCTCGCGAATACGGTCCGGCGGGCATCACCGTGAACAACATTCCGCCGTCGGCCATCGAGACGCCGATGCAGCACGCGGGACAGGCGTCCGGCCATCTGCCCTCCAACGAGCAGATGGCGGCCAGTGTTCCGCTCGGACATCTCGGTACGGGCGATGACATCGCCGCCGCGGTCGGCTTCCTGTGCTCCGAGGAGGCCGGTTTCATCACCGGACAGACACTCGGTGTCAACGGCGGATCGGTGATGTGA
- a CDS encoding TauD/TfdA family dioxygenase, producing MSLLTINKLTASVGAEVTGLDSDLLATDDALGAAILDALEDSGVLVFPGLGLGPEAQVAFCRRLGDIDHSSDGHHPVAGIYPVTLDKSKNASADYLRATFDWHIDGCTPTNGECPQKATVLSAKQVADRGGETEFANSYAAYEAFSEEEKERLGALRVVHSLEASQRRVDSDPSPELVAKWRSRPTHEHPLVWTHRSGRKSLVLGASADYVVGMDINEGRALLADLLDRATQPDLVYSHRWSVGDTVIWDNNGVLHRAAPYDRDSPREMLRTTVLGDEPIQ from the coding sequence ATGAGTCTGCTGACGATCAACAAGCTCACCGCATCGGTGGGCGCTGAGGTGACCGGTCTGGATTCCGACCTGCTGGCCACCGACGACGCACTGGGCGCCGCCATCCTGGATGCGCTCGAGGACAGTGGTGTGCTGGTGTTTCCAGGGCTGGGCCTTGGGCCCGAGGCGCAGGTGGCGTTCTGCAGGCGACTTGGCGACATCGACCACTCCTCCGACGGGCATCATCCGGTCGCCGGTATTTACCCGGTGACGCTGGACAAGTCGAAGAATGCCTCGGCGGACTATCTACGGGCCACGTTCGACTGGCATATCGACGGGTGCACCCCGACCAACGGCGAATGCCCGCAGAAGGCGACCGTGCTGTCGGCCAAGCAGGTGGCCGACCGTGGCGGTGAGACGGAGTTCGCGAACTCTTATGCCGCCTACGAGGCGTTCAGCGAGGAGGAGAAGGAACGCCTGGGTGCGCTGCGAGTGGTGCATTCGCTGGAGGCGTCGCAACGTCGGGTCGATTCTGATCCGTCGCCGGAGCTGGTGGCGAAGTGGCGGTCCCGCCCCACCCATGAGCATCCCCTGGTGTGGACGCACCGCAGCGGCCGAAAGTCGCTGGTTCTCGGCGCATCGGCGGACTACGTCGTCGGGATGGATATCAACGAGGGCAGGGCGTTGCTCGCCGATCTTCTCGACCGCGCCACGCAGCCGGACCTCGTGTACAGCCACCGCTGGTCCGTCGGCGACACGGTGATCTGGGACAACAACGGTGTCCTGCACCGAGCGGCGCCATATGACCGCGATTCGCCGCGCGAGATGCTACGGACGACGGTGCTGGGCGACGAGCCGATCCAATAG
- a CDS encoding ferredoxin--NADP reductase, with translation MAENSDADGFAPLRVKRVVRETSDAVSLVLDVPECCSAQYQYRAGQFLTLRVTVGGQELRRCYSMSSAPLEDDLQITVKRDPGGVVSNWLNDTVAEGLEIHAAPPEGRFCLRDTADEIVAFAGGSGITPIMSLVRTALVSSSRQIRLFYANRSRESVIFADALTRLADEHADRLVVQHHIDDDSGVVTASVVESFVAGAGAADYYICGPGPFMDTVEDTVLGYGVPHERVHLERFSVEPVSTDAALASEQTEEVVIELDRKTTTADYRAGNTLLQTARIAGLRAPSSCETGSCGTCMARIVSGSARMLNNDALDDDEVADGWVLTCQSLPTSRSVHVVYE, from the coding sequence ATGGCTGAGAACAGTGATGCCGACGGCTTCGCGCCGCTGCGCGTCAAGCGCGTCGTACGCGAGACGTCTGACGCCGTCTCCCTGGTGCTGGACGTGCCGGAGTGCTGCTCAGCTCAGTACCAGTATCGGGCCGGTCAATTTCTGACATTGCGCGTCACAGTCGGGGGCCAGGAACTTCGCCGTTGCTATTCCATGTCGTCGGCACCGCTCGAAGACGACCTGCAGATCACCGTCAAGCGTGATCCCGGCGGTGTGGTGTCGAACTGGCTCAACGACACCGTCGCCGAAGGGTTGGAGATCCACGCCGCGCCGCCCGAGGGTCGGTTTTGTCTGCGTGACACCGCCGACGAGATCGTGGCGTTCGCCGGTGGCAGCGGCATCACGCCGATCATGTCCTTGGTGCGCACGGCGCTGGTGAGCTCGTCGCGGCAGATCCGGCTGTTCTACGCCAACCGCAGTCGCGAATCGGTGATCTTCGCCGATGCGCTCACCCGGTTGGCCGACGAGCACGCAGACCGGCTGGTGGTCCAGCACCACATCGATGACGACAGCGGTGTGGTGACGGCCTCGGTGGTCGAGTCGTTCGTCGCCGGCGCCGGTGCGGCGGACTATTACATCTGCGGCCCCGGACCCTTCATGGACACCGTGGAGGACACGGTGCTCGGCTATGGTGTGCCGCACGAACGTGTTCACCTCGAACGTTTCTCGGTGGAACCGGTTTCCACCGACGCCGCCCTTGCTTCCGAGCAGACCGAAGAAGTCGTGATCGAACTCGATCGCAAGACCACCACCGCCGACTACCGCGCAGGCAACACGTTGCTGCAGACCGCGCGCATCGCGGGTCTGCGGGCTCCATCGTCGTGCGAGACCGGCTCCTGCGGAACGTGCATGGCGCGCATCGTCTCCGGCAGCGCGAGGATGCTGAACAACGACGCGCTCGATGACGACGAAGTGGCCGACGGCTGGGTGCTGACATGCCAGTCTCTACCTACGAGCCGATCAGTCCATGTGGTCTACGAGTAG
- a CDS encoding MarR family winged helix-turn-helix transcriptional regulator: MEQTDNILWLLKQAWYFSLTTVNDAVSEHGVSTAQIGVLRQLSAEPGLSGADLARRMLISPQGVQLALTALERRGLVERKQDPQHGRILQAFLTDQGREVAEAVVSDAIAAHDKVFGVLTKTEQKTLRELLARVVEQGTGHELYEDHIDS; this comes from the coding sequence GTGGAACAAACCGACAACATCCTGTGGCTGCTCAAGCAGGCGTGGTACTTCTCCTTGACCACGGTCAACGACGCGGTGAGCGAGCACGGCGTCAGCACCGCGCAGATCGGTGTGCTGCGCCAGTTGTCGGCCGAACCGGGGCTGTCAGGGGCTGATCTGGCTCGGCGGATGCTGATCAGTCCGCAAGGGGTGCAGCTCGCGCTCACCGCACTGGAACGGCGCGGGCTCGTGGAGCGCAAGCAGGACCCTCAACACGGCCGAATCCTGCAGGCGTTCCTCACCGACCAGGGCCGCGAGGTGGCTGAAGCCGTCGTCAGCGACGCGATCGCCGCGCATGACAAGGTCTTCGGCGTGCTGACCAAGACCGAGCAGAAAACCCTGCGTGAGCTGCTGGCGCGCGTTGTCGAGCAGGGCACGGGCCACGAGCTGTACGAAGATCACATCGATTCGTAG
- a CDS encoding aromatic ring-hydroxylating dioxygenase subunit alpha yields the protein MGKWPKPAEGTWTEHYPGLGTGPISFRDSTSPEFYELEREAVFKRAWLNVARVEELPRVGSYLTKEIDAARTSVIVVRGKDQQIRAFYNICRHRGNKLVWNDYPNEEVKGTCRQFTCKYHGWRYDLKGDLTFVQQEGEFFGLDTAQYGLKPVQCDIWNGFIFINFDPEPRWTLREFLGPMITALDDYPFELMTERYEFAAQNNSNWKIFADAFQEYYHVPSLHSQQVPSEVRQPNQTFECGHFQIDGPHRLVSTAGTRRWLLAPEYMYPIERVTRSGLVGPWRTPETHQSAGLNPGGIEPWGITNFQIFPNLEILIYHGWYLLYRYWPTSHNTHKFEAYNAFHPARTVHERIEHEVASVVLKEFALQDAGMLGGTQAALEYDVVDDFPLSDQEILVRHLHKVAVDWVEEYKAERSPVGV from the coding sequence ATGGGGAAGTGGCCTAAGCCGGCAGAGGGCACCTGGACGGAGCATTACCCGGGACTCGGAACCGGGCCGATCTCGTTCCGCGACTCGACCTCACCCGAGTTCTACGAACTCGAACGCGAGGCCGTCTTCAAACGGGCCTGGCTCAACGTCGCCCGCGTCGAGGAATTGCCGCGCGTGGGTAGCTACCTCACCAAGGAGATCGACGCGGCCAGAACCTCGGTGATCGTGGTCCGGGGTAAGGACCAGCAGATCCGCGCCTTCTACAACATCTGCCGTCACCGCGGAAACAAGCTGGTGTGGAACGACTATCCCAACGAGGAGGTCAAGGGCACCTGCCGTCAGTTCACCTGCAAGTACCACGGATGGCGTTATGACCTGAAGGGCGACCTGACGTTCGTGCAGCAGGAGGGCGAGTTCTTCGGCCTCGACACTGCGCAGTATGGGCTAAAGCCCGTGCAGTGCGACATCTGGAACGGGTTCATCTTCATCAACTTCGACCCTGAGCCGCGATGGACACTTCGCGAGTTCCTCGGGCCGATGATCACCGCGCTCGACGACTATCCATTCGAATTGATGACGGAGCGTTACGAGTTCGCTGCGCAGAACAACAGCAACTGGAAGATCTTCGCGGACGCTTTCCAGGAGTACTACCATGTGCCCTCGCTGCACAGCCAGCAGGTGCCCAGCGAGGTGCGCCAGCCCAACCAGACGTTCGAATGCGGACACTTCCAGATCGACGGTCCGCACCGCCTGGTGTCGACCGCGGGTACCAGACGCTGGTTACTCGCCCCCGAGTACATGTATCCGATCGAAAGAGTCACGCGCAGCGGACTTGTCGGGCCCTGGCGGACACCGGAGACGCACCAGTCGGCCGGCCTGAACCCGGGTGGGATCGAACCGTGGGGCATCACTAACTTCCAGATCTTCCCGAACCTTGAGATCCTGATCTACCACGGCTGGTATCTGCTGTACCGTTACTGGCCGACCTCGCACAACACCCATAAGTTCGAGGCGTACAACGCCTTTCACCCCGCACGCACCGTCCATGAGCGTATCGAACACGAGGTCGCCTCTGTGGTGCTCAAGGAGTTCGCGCTGCAGGACGCGGGCATGCTCGGCGGCACGCAGGCAGCGTTGGAGTACGACGTCGTCGACGATTTTCCGCTCAGCGACCAGGAAATACTCGTACGGCATCTACACAAGGTCGCCGTCGACTGGGTCGAGGAGTACAAGGCCGAACGTAGCCCGGTGGGGGTATGA